A single window of Achromobacter xylosoxidans DNA harbors:
- a CDS encoding pyridoxal phosphate-dependent aminotransferase, translating into MPRLAARTNDFLTFQVVELFKQAQALQAAGKDIISLGIGEPDFTAPPQVVEALQRAAQAGHSGYSAPAGLMPLREAIARFYHEQFGARIDPRRVIVTAGASGALTLACAALVNTGAEVLMPDPSYPANSNFVLAAGGRPRLIPSSADKRFQLSAQDVAAHWTEATQGVLVASPSNPTGTSIDHGELARLLAEVRARDGFAIVDEIYLGLSYEGQPRSALTLDDDIIVINSFSKYFHMTGWRLGWMIVPEAMVAAVEKIAGSLAICAPTLAQHAALACFTPDALRTFEHRREAFKQRRDYLLPEFERLGLKVPVKPDGAFYIYADISDLANDSAAFSQRLLLEAGIAAVPGLDFGPAHGRHTMRFSYATGLDRLEEAVARMGKLLGR; encoded by the coding sequence ATGCCCCGCCTTGCCGCCCGTACCAACGATTTCCTGACCTTCCAGGTGGTTGAACTGTTCAAGCAGGCGCAAGCGCTGCAGGCGGCGGGCAAGGACATCATCAGCCTGGGCATCGGCGAACCGGACTTTACCGCGCCGCCCCAGGTCGTGGAAGCGCTGCAGCGCGCGGCGCAGGCCGGCCACAGCGGCTACAGCGCCCCGGCCGGCCTGATGCCGCTGCGCGAAGCCATCGCCCGGTTCTACCACGAACAGTTCGGCGCCAGGATCGATCCGCGCCGCGTCATCGTCACCGCCGGCGCCTCGGGCGCCCTGACCCTGGCCTGCGCCGCCTTGGTCAACACCGGCGCCGAAGTGCTGATGCCGGACCCCTCCTACCCCGCCAACAGCAACTTCGTGCTCGCGGCCGGCGGCCGGCCGCGCCTGATCCCCAGCTCGGCCGACAAGCGCTTCCAGCTGTCGGCGCAGGACGTCGCCGCGCACTGGACCGAGGCCACCCAGGGCGTGCTGGTGGCCTCGCCCAGCAACCCCACCGGCACCTCCATCGACCATGGCGAACTGGCCAGGCTGCTGGCCGAAGTCCGCGCCCGCGACGGCTTCGCCATCGTCGACGAGATCTACCTGGGCCTGTCGTACGAAGGCCAGCCGCGCTCCGCGCTGACGCTGGACGACGACATCATCGTCATCAACAGCTTCTCCAAGTATTTCCACATGACCGGCTGGCGCCTGGGCTGGATGATCGTGCCCGAGGCCATGGTGGCCGCGGTCGAGAAGATCGCCGGCAGCCTCGCCATCTGCGCTCCCACCCTGGCGCAGCACGCCGCCCTGGCCTGCTTCACCCCCGACGCCCTGCGCACCTTCGAACACCGCCGCGAAGCCTTCAAGCAGCGCCGCGACTACCTGCTGCCCGAGTTCGAACGCCTGGGCCTGAAGGTGCCGGTCAAGCCCGATGGCGCCTTCTACATCTACGCCGACATCAGCGACCTGGCCAACGACAGCGCCGCCTTCTCGCAACGCCTGCTGCTCGAAGCCGGCATCGCCGCCGTGCCCGGGCTGGACTTCGGCCCCGCGCACGGCCGCCACACCATGCGCTTTTCCTACGCCACCGGCCTGGACCGGCTGGAAGAAGCCGTGGCCCGCATGGGCAAGCTGCTGGGCCGCTGA
- a CDS encoding lytic transglycosylase domain-containing protein: MPDASVASLFRSMAQGVHQYLAESLRICALYLGIAVIVTVSMGFALPGLRDQALQVHKALLTALAPSSMQTGVESEAGSELGADSSSAIAMAVPTAPSSNATGMLGPARAAPAAPKKPAMVATGPQAEALRNYISRKYKVAYDATGPLLNTVYKVGREKQLDPLLLLAVIAIESRYNPLAESHVGAQGLMQVMTSVHQDKFDAVGKNPLDPGANIAVGATILRDCINRRGSVDGGLACYVGSTGPDDNGYGAKVQAERRRLALASGIALARD, from the coding sequence ATGCCCGATGCGTCAGTGGCCAGCCTGTTCAGGAGCATGGCCCAAGGAGTGCACCAATATCTTGCCGAATCACTGCGCATCTGCGCCCTCTACCTGGGCATTGCGGTGATCGTGACGGTAAGCATGGGATTCGCCTTGCCCGGTTTGCGCGACCAGGCATTGCAAGTGCACAAAGCCTTGTTGACCGCCCTCGCGCCTTCATCCATGCAGACCGGCGTCGAATCCGAAGCCGGGTCCGAACTCGGCGCCGATTCCTCGTCGGCGATCGCCATGGCCGTTCCCACCGCGCCGTCCAGCAATGCGACCGGCATGCTGGGGCCTGCCCGCGCGGCGCCCGCCGCGCCCAAGAAGCCCGCCATGGTCGCCACCGGCCCGCAGGCCGAAGCGTTGCGCAACTATATTTCGCGCAAGTACAAGGTCGCCTATGACGCGACCGGCCCGCTTCTGAACACCGTGTACAAGGTGGGCCGCGAGAAGCAGCTGGATCCGCTGCTGCTGCTGGCCGTGATCGCCATCGAATCACGCTACAACCCGCTGGCCGAAAGCCATGTCGGCGCGCAAGGCCTGATGCAGGTGATGACGAGCGTGCACCAGGACAAGTTCGATGCCGTGGGCAAGAACCCGCTGGACCCGGGCGCCAACATCGCCGTGGGCGCGACCATCCTGCGCGACTGCATCAACCGGCGCGGCTCGGTCGATGGCGGCCTGGCCTGCTATGTCGGCTCGACCGGGCCGGACGACAACGGCTACGGCGCCAAGGTGCAGGCCGAGCGTCGGCGCCTGGCGCTGGCATCGGGGATTGCGCTGGCCCGCGACTGA
- a CDS encoding ABC transporter ATP-binding protein has protein sequence MKKFVRIERVGQTFATRKGAFVALRDIDLTVEQGEFITLIGHSGCGKSTLLNLIAGLTRPTSGVLLCAEREITGPGPDRAVVFQNHSLLPWLTCFQNVHLAVERVFGASEKRAQLAERTRAALDLVGLLPAQNKLPREISGGMKQRVGIARALAIEPGVLLMDEPFGALDALTRAHLQDELLKIVAKTRTTTIMVTHDVDEAVLLSDRIVMLTNGPAATIGEILPVPLPRPRDRVRLANDPVYLSCRAAVVDFLHRRHGNPERAQAAVALAAVPDGDIDAEATGSRAVA, from the coding sequence ATGAAGAAATTCGTACGCATCGAGCGCGTGGGCCAGACCTTCGCCACCCGCAAGGGCGCCTTCGTCGCGCTGCGCGACATCGACCTGACGGTGGAGCAGGGCGAGTTCATCACCCTCATCGGCCATTCCGGTTGCGGCAAGTCCACCTTGCTGAACCTGATCGCCGGCCTGACCCGTCCGACCAGCGGCGTGCTGCTGTGCGCCGAGCGCGAAATCACCGGCCCCGGCCCGGACCGCGCCGTGGTGTTCCAGAACCATTCGCTGCTGCCCTGGCTGACCTGCTTCCAGAACGTGCACCTGGCGGTGGAACGGGTCTTCGGCGCCTCGGAAAAGCGCGCCCAGCTGGCCGAGCGCACCCGCGCCGCGCTGGACCTGGTGGGCCTGCTGCCGGCGCAGAACAAGCTGCCGCGCGAGATCTCGGGCGGCATGAAGCAGCGCGTCGGCATCGCCCGCGCGCTCGCCATCGAGCCGGGCGTGCTGCTGATGGACGAGCCGTTCGGCGCGCTCGACGCGCTGACCCGCGCGCACCTGCAGGACGAACTGCTCAAGATCGTCGCCAAGACCCGCACCACCACCATCATGGTGACCCACGACGTGGACGAGGCGGTGCTGCTGTCCGACCGCATCGTCATGCTGACCAACGGGCCGGCCGCGACCATCGGCGAAATCCTGCCGGTGCCGCTGCCGCGCCCGCGCGACCGGGTGCGCCTGGCCAACGATCCTGTCTATCTGTCGTGCCGCGCGGCGGTGGTCGATTTCCTGCACCGGCGCCATGGCAACCCGGAACGCGCCCAGGCTGCCGTGGCGCTGGCCGCCGTGCCCGATGGGGATATCGACGCCGAGGCCACCGGCTCGCGGGCCGTGGCCTAG
- a CDS encoding YqjD family protein: MATRKSEDVAKEKLIDSVKTSLNDAESLLREAASSTGDKAAELRERALTSLKRTREALYEAQDAVLERGRKAARATDDYVHDNPWQAIGIAGVTGLLLGLLISRR; encoded by the coding sequence ATGGCCACGAGAAAATCCGAAGACGTCGCAAAAGAAAAACTCATCGACAGTGTCAAGACCAGCCTGAACGACGCCGAAAGCCTGCTGCGCGAAGCCGCCAGCAGCACCGGCGACAAGGCCGCTGAATTGCGCGAACGCGCCCTGACCTCGCTCAAGCGCACCCGCGAAGCCCTGTACGAAGCGCAGGACGCGGTGCTCGAACGCGGTCGCAAGGCGGCGCGCGCCACCGACGACTACGTGCACGACAATCCCTGGCAAGCCATCGGCATCGCGGGCGTGACCGGCCTGCTGCTCGGCTTGCTGATCAGCCGCCGCTGA
- a CDS encoding phage holin family protein, whose translation MGLRKSVFGVASSLVGLMRTRLELLALEAAGEKARLLKLLGMAFAALLFLTLAVLVFTITIAVAFWPTEDRYLALGLLAALYLVVGVVLLLVVRHGLVYGPPPFSATLEELGRDAELLERVRDAQDDDRAQRRQED comes from the coding sequence ATGGGTCTACGCAAATCTGTGTTTGGCGTGGCGTCCAGCCTGGTCGGGCTGATGCGCACGCGCCTGGAACTGCTGGCGCTGGAGGCGGCGGGCGAGAAGGCGCGCCTGCTCAAGCTGCTGGGCATGGCGTTCGCCGCCTTGCTGTTCCTCACGCTGGCGGTGCTGGTGTTCACCATCACGATCGCGGTGGCGTTCTGGCCCACCGAAGACCGCTACCTGGCCCTGGGCCTGCTGGCGGCCTTGTACCTGGTGGTCGGCGTGGTGCTGCTGCTGGTGGTGCGCCACGGCCTGGTCTACGGCCCGCCGCCGTTCTCGGCCACGCTGGAAGAACTGGGCCGCGACGCCGAATTGCTCGAACGCGTGCGCGACGCGCAGGACGATGACCGCGCGCAGCGGCGCCAGGAGGACTGA
- the ubiD gene encoding 4-hydroxy-3-polyprenylbenzoate decarboxylase, giving the protein MKYRDLRDFLAQLERMGELKRIAAPVSTRLEMTEISDRVLRAEGPALLFEKALHDGKPAGMPVLANLFGTPSRVARGMGADDVSALRDIGELLASLREPEAPKGLRDALAKVSMLKSALWDMSPKNVKSPACQEIVWEGKDVDLTRLPIQTCWPGDVAPLLTWGLVITRGPNARRQNLGIYRQQLLGPNKLIMRWLSHRGGALDFRDHALAHPGTPFPIAVALGADPATTLGAVTPVPDSLSEYQFAGLLRGSRTEVAQALGSNLSVPAWAEIVLEGHLLPSSDPRAIAPVVPDGVNPPPHSDYEMALEGPYGDHTGYYNEQDWFPVFTVERITLRRNPIYHSTYTGKPPDEPAVLGVALNEVFVPLLRRQLPEIVDFYLPPEGCSYRLAVVSIRKQYAGHAKRVMFGLWSILRQFMYTKFIVVVDEDINPRDWKEVVWAMTTRMDPVRDTLLVENTPIDYLDFASPVSGLGGKMGLDATNKWPGETQREWGTPITMDADVKKRVDDMWGQLGL; this is encoded by the coding sequence GTGAAATACCGCGACCTTAGAGACTTCCTCGCCCAACTTGAACGCATGGGCGAGCTCAAACGCATCGCCGCGCCGGTCTCGACGCGCCTGGAAATGACCGAGATTTCCGACCGCGTGCTGCGCGCCGAGGGCCCGGCCCTGCTGTTCGAAAAGGCCCTGCACGACGGCAAGCCGGCCGGGATGCCGGTGCTGGCCAACCTGTTCGGCACGCCCTCGCGGGTGGCGCGCGGCATGGGCGCCGACGACGTCAGCGCGCTGCGCGACATCGGCGAACTGCTGGCCTCGCTGCGCGAGCCCGAGGCGCCCAAGGGCCTGCGCGATGCGCTGGCCAAGGTGTCGATGCTGAAGTCGGCGCTGTGGGACATGAGCCCGAAGAACGTCAAGAGCCCGGCCTGCCAGGAGATCGTCTGGGAAGGCAAGGACGTGGACCTGACGCGCCTGCCGATCCAGACCTGCTGGCCCGGCGACGTGGCGCCGCTCTTGACCTGGGGCCTGGTGATCACGCGCGGCCCCAACGCCCGCCGCCAGAACCTGGGCATCTACCGCCAGCAACTGCTGGGCCCGAACAAGCTCATCATGCGCTGGCTGTCGCACCGCGGCGGCGCGCTCGATTTCCGCGACCACGCGCTGGCCCATCCGGGCACCCCCTTCCCCATCGCCGTGGCGCTGGGCGCCGACCCGGCCACCACGCTGGGCGCGGTCACCCCGGTGCCGGACAGCCTGTCCGAATACCAGTTCGCCGGCCTGCTGCGCGGCTCGCGCACCGAGGTGGCGCAGGCGCTGGGCAGCAACCTGTCGGTGCCGGCCTGGGCCGAGATCGTGCTGGAAGGCCACCTGCTGCCGTCGTCGGATCCGCGCGCCATCGCGCCGGTGGTACCGGACGGCGTCAATCCGCCGCCCCACAGCGACTACGAGATGGCGCTGGAAGGCCCCTACGGCGACCATACCGGTTACTACAACGAGCAGGACTGGTTCCCGGTGTTCACGGTCGAGCGCATCACCTTGCGCCGCAACCCCATCTACCACTCCACCTACACCGGCAAACCGCCCGATGAACCCGCGGTGCTGGGCGTGGCGCTCAATGAGGTATTCGTGCCGCTGCTGCGGCGCCAGCTGCCGGAAATCGTCGACTTCTACCTGCCGCCCGAGGGCTGCAGCTACCGCCTGGCGGTGGTGTCGATCCGCAAGCAGTACGCCGGCCACGCCAAGCGCGTCATGTTCGGGCTGTGGAGCATCCTGCGCCAGTTCATGTACACCAAGTTCATCGTGGTGGTGGACGAGGACATCAATCCGCGCGACTGGAAGGAAGTGGTGTGGGCCATGACCACGCGCATGGACCCGGTGCGCGATACGCTGCTGGTCGAGAACACGCCCATCGACTACCTGGACTTCGCCTCGCCGGTGTCCGGCCTGGGCGGCAAGATGGGCCTGGACGCCACCAACAAATGGCCCGGCGAAACCCAGCGCGAATGGGGCACGCCCATCACCATGGACGCCGACGTCAAGAAGCGGGTGGACGACATGTGGGGGCAGCTGGGGCTGTAG
- a CDS encoding fimbrial protein codes for MIPPKTRTVRPGWRGALAAAWLAACLLPLPAHALGPGCQLDPSRAGNYAQDTGISYALGKLAPDILTLDKSNPPGMVVYDQPLPPVPWVCTAGLATQHPFLTPGGYMQVVLKELAKTGLKMVLLIDNYPPWEPTGNTTDDKLPLTSAIYAPKSATDPTLTAKGVLLGRMQLVVVTPPTRPISAYFGPMDDIVRMHPGYLAATNRIQIGSTNGTRVALIPRCIAKISTPGTVHLGRAYGVGHLPLPAPVNFVLSADFDESCDGGFRIVDLGPLTVPLKVRFQPEGNQELTPFDSAIVLKNSDGQPNGLALGIKAAGAFPITFNQWHDTPTSLTVSNRPLPLYYSAQLQKTGAPMVPGEFSQQVTIQVTFQ; via the coding sequence ATGATCCCGCCCAAGACAAGGACCGTCCGCCCCGGTTGGCGCGGAGCGTTGGCGGCCGCGTGGCTGGCGGCCTGCCTGCTGCCCCTGCCGGCGCATGCCCTGGGACCGGGATGTCAGCTCGACCCTTCGCGAGCCGGGAACTACGCGCAAGACACGGGCATATCCTACGCGTTGGGCAAGCTGGCGCCCGACATCCTTACGCTGGACAAATCGAATCCCCCAGGCATGGTCGTGTATGACCAGCCCCTGCCACCGGTCCCCTGGGTCTGCACTGCGGGACTCGCAACCCAACACCCTTTCCTGACACCCGGCGGATACATGCAGGTGGTGCTGAAGGAACTGGCCAAGACCGGCCTGAAAATGGTTCTGCTGATCGACAACTATCCACCCTGGGAACCGACAGGCAATACCACCGACGACAAGCTTCCCCTGACCAGCGCCATTTATGCGCCCAAGTCGGCAACGGATCCCACCCTGACGGCCAAGGGGGTATTGCTCGGCAGGATGCAACTCGTCGTCGTAACGCCTCCCACGAGGCCGATCAGTGCCTATTTCGGCCCCATGGACGATATCGTCAGAATGCACCCCGGCTACCTGGCCGCCACGAACAGGATCCAGATCGGATCGACCAACGGCACCAGGGTGGCCCTCATTCCCAGATGCATCGCGAAGATTTCGACACCGGGAACGGTCCACTTGGGCAGAGCCTACGGGGTCGGCCATCTGCCACTGCCTGCCCCGGTAAATTTCGTGCTCTCTGCGGATTTCGACGAAAGCTGCGACGGCGGCTTTCGCATCGTCGACCTGGGCCCGCTCACCGTGCCGCTCAAGGTCAGGTTCCAGCCCGAGGGCAACCAGGAACTCACTCCGTTCGATAGCGCAATCGTATTGAAGAACAGCGACGGGCAGCCCAATGGCCTGGCGCTCGGGATCAAGGCGGCCGGGGCGTTCCCCATCACATTCAACCAATGGCACGACACACCCACCTCGCTGACTGTGAGCAATCGGCCATTGCCCCTGTACTACTCGGCGCAATTGCAAAAGACCGGCGCGCCGATGGTGCCGGGCGAATTCAGCCAGCAGGTCACGATCCAGGTGACCTTTCAGTGA